One Aegilops tauschii subsp. strangulata cultivar AL8/78 chromosome 7, Aet v6.0, whole genome shotgun sequence genomic window carries:
- the LOC109747787 gene encoding uncharacterized protein codes for MEGSVDCSEIGIAPMNDEEIDVPITEENMCSVLGINDEPEHRKIVSEAAMKASIADVDACVADIDEDLLADAALPVPDHMPEEDHFWYDMEHPVIEEGSLFRSMNEFRMLMRTFAIRSKFDIKTKDSDTTRFVGHCKGNACPWRITARTIEDGKTARVNKIVKLHKCSSTAAVITSMADQAWVAEKAMGYLQTEPNIGASELRKKLQAEYKCTIGYHIVDKGKERAKNSLYGTWGKSFQSLFNFKAEIDKRSPSSIVEVDVKREGGEVHFRRFFMALKPCIDGFLAGCRPYVSIDSTFLTGKWNGQLAACTTLDGQNWMFPLAFGFFGTETEGNWIWFMQ; via the exons ATGGAAGGAAGTGTTGATTGCTCCGAGATTGGGATAGCACCAATGAATGATGAAGAAATTGATGTTCCTATAACAGAAGAGAACATGTGCTCAGTGCTTGGCATCAATGATGAACCTGAGCATCGGAAAATTGTATCTGAAGCAGCTATGAAAGCCTCCATTGCAGATGTTGATGCATGTGTGGCTGATATTGATGAGGATTTACTTGCTGATGCGGCTCTTCCTGTGCCTGACCATATGCCTGAAGAGGATCACTTTTGGTATGATATGGAGCATCCTGTGATAGAGGAAGGATCTTTGTTTCGTTCAATGAACGAGTTTAGGATGCTCATGAGAACATTTGCTATCAGAAGCAAGTTTGACATCAAGACCAAGGATAGTGACACTACTAGATTTGTGGGTCACTGTAAAGGAAATGCATGTCCTTGGAGAATAACTGCTAGGACAATAGAAGATGGAAAAACAGCCAGG GTAAACAAGATAGTAAAGCTTCATAAGTGTTCATCAACCGCTGCAGTGATTACAAGCATGGCAGACCAAGCATGGGTGGCAGAAAAGGCAATGGGGTATCTTCAAACTGAACCAAACATTGGTGCCAGCGAGCTCCGAAAAAAGCTACAGGCCGAGTACAAATGTACTATTGGGTATCATATTGTTGACAAGGGAAAAGAAAGGGCCAAGAATAGTTTATATGGGACCTGGGGAAAAAGCTTTCAGTCATTATTCAATTTCAAAGCTGAGATTGATAAAAGATCTCCCAGTAGCATTGTCGAGGTTGATGTCAAGAGGGAAGGAGGTGAAGTGCATTTCCGCAGATTTTTTATGGCACTTAAGCCGTGCATTGATGGCTTCTTGGCTGGTTGTAGACCATATGTCAGTATAGACTCCACATTTTTGACTGGAAAGTGGAATGGTCAATTAGCAGCATGTACAACACTAGATGGACAAAATTGGATGTTTCCTTTAGCATTCGGTTTCTTTGGTACGGAAACCGAGGGTAACTGGATTTGGTTTATGCAATAA